A genomic window from Salmo salar chromosome ssa23, Ssal_v3.1, whole genome shotgun sequence includes:
- the LOC123729852 gene encoding uncharacterized protein — MFTGVQEAAIVHLVLESNEIRLREIQSHIIQDNTIFNNIPRVSLSTLAHILKRNQIRMKQLYKVPFERNSQRNKEVRRAYVDGVLEMDAHAIPHEFIFIDEAGFNLAKTRRRGRNVIGHRAIIDVHGQRGGNITMCAAISNTHGVLHRHANLGPYNTVHILTFLDRLHNILIPPECMNDADHQRTRYVVVWDDVSFHRAAPVQNWCADHPPFLVQYLPPYSPFLNPIEELFSAWRWKVYDRQPFVRMPLAQAMEEACDEIDVGATQGWIRHSRRFFPRCLAREDIACDVDEALWPDPAVRQDAA, encoded by the exons ATGTTCACCGGTGTACAGGAAGCTGCCATTGTACACTTGGTTTTGGAAAGTAATGAAATCAGATTACGAGAAATTCAAAGCCACATCATCCAAGACAACACCATATTCAACAACATTCCACGAGTCAGTCTGTCCACATTGGCTCACATTCTCAAGCGAAACCAAATCAGAATGAAACAACTTTATAAGGTGCCGTTTGAGAGAAACTCTCAAAGAAACAAAGAGGTCAGACGAGCATATGTGGAT GGAGTACTGGAAATGGATGCTCATGCAATCCCACATGAGTTCATCtttatagatgaggctgggttcaaCCTAGCAAAGACCAGAAGAAGGGGGAGAAACGTCATTGGCCACAGAGCCATTATAGATGTTCATGGCCAACGTGgtgggaacatcacaatgtgcgCTGCCATCTCCAATACGCATGGTGTCCTCCACCGTCATGCCAACCTTGGACCATACAACACAGTCCATATTCTCACATTTCTGGACAGACTCCACAACATTCTCATACCACCAGAGTGTATGAATGATGCAGACCATCAAAGAACCCGGTACGTTGTAGTATGGGACGATGTGAGCTTTCATCGTGCAGCCCCAGTCCAAAACTGGTGTGCTGACCACCCACCATTTCTCGTGCAATACCTCCCACCATACTCACCATTTTTGAACCCCATAGAAGAGTTATTTTCggcatggcggtggaaggtatACGACCGGCAGCCCTTTGTGCGCATGCCTCTTGCGCAGGCTATGGAAGAGGCATGTGATGAGATTGATGTGGGTGCGACTCAGGGATGGATAAGGCACTCAAGGCGCTTCTTCCCTCGATGTCTGGCAAGGGAAGATATTGCCTGTGATGTGGACGAGGCGTTGTGGCCAGACCCAGCTGTGCGGCAAGATGCTGCCTAA